TTTATTCATTGTTACTTTCTTCTAATAATTTTTCCAATTCAATTTGTAATTCATCGTATAAATTTTGTAACTCATATAATATGGTTTCACTAACTGTATCATCAATTGAGACAATTTCACCTTGTACAGAGCCAAACATACTATCTTGTTTATATTCAAATTCTATACCCGCCTTTCTTAAATGGTTTTTAAATTTATTTAATAACTTAGTATCAAAAAATATATAATCTAGCATATTTATTATTTATTAACAGTTAAAGGTATTTTAATGCTTAACAAAGATACACTGGACACTTTATTTCGTCATGCAAGAAGCCATAATGGCTGGTTGAAACAAGATGTGTCTAAAACACAATGTCATCAAATTTATGAGTTGATGAAATTTGCTCCTACTGCAACCAACAACTGCCCTGTACGCATTACTTTTATTAAATCACATATTGCTAAACAACGTTTAAAACCGCATCTTAACGAAGGAAACATTGATAAAAGCATGAACGCACCAGCTATTGCTATTATTAGCTATGACACAGAATTTTACAAAAAATTACCATTTTTATTTCCTCATACTAATGCCAAAAATTGGTATGAGGGCAAACCTGAAAAAATAAAATTAGCAGGAAATCTAAACGCTACTTTGCAAGGTGCTTATTTCATCATGGCTAGCCGTTCTATTGGGCTAGATTGTGGTCCAATAGGGGGATTCAATAAGGAAACCCTAAACGATGATTTTTTTAAAGA
This sequence is a window from Candidatus Vesicomyosocius sp. SY067_SCS001. Protein-coding genes within it:
- a CDS encoding malonic semialdehyde reductase, which produces MLNKDTLDTLFRHARSHNGWLKQDVSKTQCHQIYELMKFAPTATNNCPVRITFIKSHIAKQRLKPHLNEGNIDKSMNAPAIAIISYDTEFYKKLPFLFPHTNAKNWYEGKPEKIKLAGNLNATLQGAYFIMASRSIGLDCGPIGGFNKETLNDDFFKDGKTKSIFLCGIGHGDHNKIFPRLPRLSFNEACKII